The Actinomycetota bacterium genome segment AAGTCAAATGGGGTGATTAAAAGTTTATGAAGTTGACCGAAAGAAAAAAAGAAATTATAAAGCAGGTGGTGCTTAGGTTTATAAGGGATGCAGAACCAGTATCTTCCAAAAGTGTGGCTTCCAGCCCGGAACTAAATTTAAGTACGGCTACCATAAGAAGGGAGATGTCCGAACTGGAAGAAATGGGGTATTTGACTCATCCCCATACCTCTGCAGGCAGGGTGCCAACCGATGAAGGATACCGCTATTATGTGGATAATTTTTTACAGACAGGTTCCGCTGAGCTGGTCCCGGACAGCAGCCTGGCCAATCTGGACCTGGGTTTGAGCCGGGATATGGAGCTGGATACCATATTGAAGAAATCTTCAGAGAACCTGGCCCGGATAACCAGCTATTTATCCATGGTAGTAGCTCCGGCTATTAGCCAGAGCAAGCTAAGGCATATAGAGCTGCTGAAGCTGGAAGGCAATAATTATTTAATGGTGCTTATTACGGATAATGGCCATGTTTACAAAAGAAACTTTAGTGGGGAGGGTTCTTATTCCAACCTGGACCTGCAGGCATTGGTTAACTCTCTCAACTTGCAGTTTAAGGATAAGTATATTTCGGAGATTTATTCTACGGGCTTGAAGCTGCCGGAAAGTGAATCCCACCTGGTGCTGCTGGCTAAAAGGGTTATGGACCTAATCCGTGATTACGCTAGTGAAGGCATACAGTATAACCGGATTTTTGTACACGGAACTTCAGATGTGCTTAATCAGCCGGAATTTATAGATTTGGCTAAAATCAGGAAAGTATTGAGGGTAATAGAAAATGAATATATGCTGATGCAGGTTTTACTGGATACGTCTAAAGAGAATGAATTTATCATAAAGATCGGATCCGAGGTATTTGACCAGGAGACTGATGAGCTAAGCCTGGTAGCATCTAAATACAAAATCCATAACCAGCCTTCGGGAGCTATAGGTATTCTGGGCCCCAAGAGAATGGATTACTGTAAGGTCATAAATGTAATTAACCTGTTTAAGGTTAATTTAAATGAAATCTTTGCTTCCAGGACCTGATTGGAAAAATATATCCAAATAAGTTATTATTTCTAACTTTGAGTATATTAATGTTGAGGTGAGGTAAGAATTGGCGCAAAAAAGGGACTATTATGAAGTACTGGGTGTTTCCAGGCAGTGCAGCAAAGAAGAATTAAAGAAAGCCTACCGGAAACTGGCCCACAAATACCATCCGGACGTAAATAACGGTGATGGGGATGCTGAAGAAAAATTCAAGGAGATATCAGAAGCTTATGCGGTGTTAAGCAATGATGATAAAAGAATGCAGTATGACCAGTTTGGTTTTAGCCGCAATTTATTTAATGAAGCAGATTTCAGCAGTGTTTTTGAAGAGTTTAATTTTGGGGATATTTTTAATGCGTTCTTCGGATCCGGCTTTGGTGGAGGGTTTTCCTCCCAGAGAAGGTCCAGAAGCCGGGGATCTGATGTAGAAGCTGGAATTAAATTAAGTTTTAAAGAAGCTGCTTTTGGGGCTAAAAAGGAAGTTGAATTTTTTGTAGATGACATTTGCCAGGATTGTGGAGGCAAGGGCAGCCAAAGTGAAGAAGGTATAAAAACCTGCTCCCAGTGCAGGGGCACAGGGCAGGTAAGAATCCAGAGGCAGACTTTTTTAGGCAGCATAGTTACTTCTTCCACTTGCAGAAACTGTGAAGGAAGCGGTAAGGTAATAACCGATCCCTGTCCTAAATGCCAGGGAAGCGGCTATTATCAGCAAAAAAAGAAATTAAAGGTAGATATTCCTGCTGGTATCCATAACGGGGACAGGCTCAGGGTAGCGGGTAGAGGTAATTCTGCTGGCATAAGCGGACTAAATGGTGATTTGTACGTCTCGGTGGAAATAGAACCCCATCCATCATTAAAAAGGGAAGGGGATAATGTTATATCGGAGGTGGAAATATCTTTTGCCCAGGCAGCTCTGGGTTGTAAGGTAGTGGTTGAAACCCTGGATGGCGAAGAGGAAATAAATATTAAGCCGGGGACCCAGCCTGAAACCAAAAAGATACTTAAAGCCCAAGGTTTTGTGCCCCTTAACGGGTACAGGAGGGCTGACCATATTGTTACCATAAAGGTCAGCATACCCACCCGCCTTTCGGGGCAGGAAGCAGAGTTATTGGCTAAATATGCAGAAGGCAGGGGAGAAGAGGTAGGAGACAGTAGTGACTTTTTCTCCAATCTAAAAAAAGCATTTAAAAGGTAAACGGCATTTAAATGAGTTATCCCTATTTTTTCATAGATCCCCAGCACATAAACAAGGACCAGGCTCTGCTGAAAGGGGATGATTTTTTTCACCTGAAAAAAGTACTGAGGGCCAGCCCTCAGGACAAGGTTATGTTTTCGGATGACAGTGGCTGCCGCTACCAGGCAAAAGTTGCTGCGGTAGAAGAAAAGCAGATTGTCCTATCCATAGATTCCCGTAAGGCTGTAGGTAAAAGGTTCCCTTTAATAGTGCTCTACCAATGTATACTTAAGAAAAATGCTATGGAGCTACTGCTGCAGAAAGCATGTGAGATAGGGGCTGATATCATAGTGCCGGTATATAGCCAAAGGGTAGTAGCAGGTATAGGCAAGGTTAAAACTGAAAGATGGCAGAAAATTGCCCGCCAGGCCAGCATGCAGAGCAAAAGGGATTATATGACTGAAGTAAGGCCCCCTTTAACTATTGATAAGATAAACCCTAAAGACCACGGCTTGTTCCTATTGCCCTATGAAGAATCTGATTTAAGGTTTACGCTGGAAAAAGGGTTAGGACTGGAAAGTTTAGGTTTATTGGTAGGGCCTGAAGGAGGGTTTGAAGCCAGGGAAGTGGAAATGCTTAAGCAAAAAGGCGCATCGGTAATAAGTTTTGGAAAAAATATTCTAAGGGCCGAGACAGCAGCTTGGTACTTGCTTTCGGTTATAGATTACACTTTAAAGGATAATGCATAGTTATTATATACATACACTGGGCTGTAAGGTTAACCAGGCCGAATCTGATTTGATAATGGCCATGCTGGCTGAAGCTGGCTACCATAGGGTAGAGCTAAATGAATCACCACAATGGTGTATCCTAAATACCTGTACTGTAACTGCGCACAGTGATAAGAAAGTCAGGCAGGCCATAAGAAAGATAAAAAAAACCAATCCAGGGTCCAAGCTAGCTGTTATAGGCTGTTACCCTGTACTAAACCGGGAGAAGGCTATAGGC includes the following:
- a CDS encoding 16S rRNA (uracil(1498)-N(3))-methyltransferase, producing the protein MSYPYFFIDPQHINKDQALLKGDDFFHLKKVLRASPQDKVMFSDDSGCRYQAKVAAVEEKQIVLSIDSRKAVGKRFPLIVLYQCILKKNAMELLLQKACEIGADIIVPVYSQRVVAGIGKVKTERWQKIARQASMQSKRDYMTEVRPPLTIDKINPKDHGLFLLPYEESDLRFTLEKGLGLESLGLLVGPEGGFEAREVEMLKQKGASVISFGKNILRAETAAWYLLSVIDYTLKDNA
- the hrcA gene encoding heat-inducible transcriptional repressor HrcA, with protein sequence MKLTERKKEIIKQVVLRFIRDAEPVSSKSVASSPELNLSTATIRREMSELEEMGYLTHPHTSAGRVPTDEGYRYYVDNFLQTGSAELVPDSSLANLDLGLSRDMELDTILKKSSENLARITSYLSMVVAPAISQSKLRHIELLKLEGNNYLMVLITDNGHVYKRNFSGEGSYSNLDLQALVNSLNLQFKDKYISEIYSTGLKLPESESHLVLLAKRVMDLIRDYASEGIQYNRIFVHGTSDVLNQPEFIDLAKIRKVLRVIENEYMLMQVLLDTSKENEFIIKIGSEVFDQETDELSLVASKYKIHNQPSGAIGILGPKRMDYCKVINVINLFKVNLNEIFASRT
- the dnaJ gene encoding molecular chaperone DnaJ, which encodes MAQKRDYYEVLGVSRQCSKEELKKAYRKLAHKYHPDVNNGDGDAEEKFKEISEAYAVLSNDDKRMQYDQFGFSRNLFNEADFSSVFEEFNFGDIFNAFFGSGFGGGFSSQRRSRSRGSDVEAGIKLSFKEAAFGAKKEVEFFVDDICQDCGGKGSQSEEGIKTCSQCRGTGQVRIQRQTFLGSIVTSSTCRNCEGSGKVITDPCPKCQGSGYYQQKKKLKVDIPAGIHNGDRLRVAGRGNSAGISGLNGDLYVSVEIEPHPSLKREGDNVISEVEISFAQAALGCKVVVETLDGEEEINIKPGTQPETKKILKAQGFVPLNGYRRADHIVTIKVSIPTRLSGQEAELLAKYAEGRGEEVGDSSDFFSNLKKAFKR